In the Engystomops pustulosus chromosome 2, aEngPut4.maternal, whole genome shotgun sequence genome, one interval contains:
- the BCOR gene encoding BCL-6 corepressor isoform X4, giving the protein MLSATPLYGNVHSWMSNERVRMCGINEDRKILINDGDIQKARLELREDHLGHTLVDAAAVHRMDSLTALGMDRAGLMQEGLRVPGGMVYSSLCGLGTEKVREPTSSIPGLGYAPDRNPELQFKPNAAETMETAQMTGKQPNGFNSLFKTPPGLQKTPVPTSEALVLERTVNDKQSPLGVNGANYLRIPWMHSYMDSASTAMYPFIDSTNKYSLNMYKAFLPQQSTYTLPQHLTYSPVCPNGERFVYLPPSPYVTSHIPSPLAPPMRIPAPSAAPAIPTTVHCLEKSLPWKMGINPGSVDPHAYSHLQASKQPRVPCTKSMASGMSPEASLLLAPSQRPSPRLHLPTQPVGDSYSDYQSFVKISTPPTSVVHTKPHTSINSDLTPLRPCSTKTSKIIDGENIHMQAPSKRYAKDRKDDKSPSLLDKQTPHKEGTEKPLDLSSKLSDAEMSAMLLSGRTGNAIGMCTRDIQKEAISPSAGVSAIYRPEIISTAPSSWVVPGMSSSEDMNGIIMPLKNKALERVMPQQRSSSCPRMGSSEVVITSSTGCISSAGRPASASPAPNANGEIKAEDSSKSSMQQIPPTSSLNKSSKVAKPSIMESSIKVSESGLPPAPMFLPQSEPFCSTPLAYPSSFIPYQVSESLALSHLHLHGKAPVYPHPVLLPNGSLFPAPMAPKPGISYSLPTNRDYMAYQETLGMVHPILLPPSAMEISKDDKAERRSRSHERPRYEEPVGRRLLDISDSTPKLNLETASDKSLKPQQSSIVTNKHPSKVDMLSSNGEREPKCESNFAINGFVPEKHVMNDLQKPEQGIPSRDFIISRDETPRKNDFHDTFHVPKQSQNSPIYQCREEKVSGNQTMEVPGPEMGAQFMIPTQNQDGAAGFYGQMQEKSQAFVMANGHSDSETAEAAMRDGSDELVKAKSSSKLTKRIANSAGYVGDRFKCMTTELYADSSQLSREQRALQRAMMRFSELEMKEREDPTPTKDSETCKLVMSDVKLSIENFKSATSVMGDSIINQSEGALKTTTENVTDSTHHIVKSASSEDGYTENLISCDPAVPPPELTADVNLQGQCVGLKRKQPSEPLSNDLDQLSTCEEAAQEDARVKRRKTDDWSERDFPELSKKSIEEPHCNEVTNLKVCIELTGLHPKKQRHLQHLRELGQLGRKEAPESRDITEGENKHRSLEEKPFKAKPEIKSTSDLEDFNGDIPVSAHTKGFPLGCPSSKRQSQTNPTPAPRLAVKQQKIREGRKAYVPCTDEEGSLQVASLPEDYTEYEKPPGKRQFKTKHMTPHERKRKRLLVGDDGLDNGSADEKVIIKGFRKQIEFSPENSPMKVPDQMSLLHPPSQMSPLLNHIQDITPSRPMPPEARRLIVNKNAGETLLQRAARLGYEEVVLYCLESKSCDVNHRDNAGYCALHEACARGWLTIVRHLLEHGADVNCSAQDGTRPIHDAVENDHLEIVRLLLSYGADPTLATYSGRTIAKMTHSEMMETFLTEYLTDLQGRNGEDPGLSWDFYGSSVCDSKDESGFDILANPPGPDDNDDEEDGCVDAFEFEFSENPLLPCYNVQVSLSQGPRNWLLLTDVATELKISSQSFSSEYPHLEIVSITEAEFLKQVSLSQLFSSPEDLERFSPDSKEMLELVEFSSELQTLLGSSVEWLDPEGNTSYAS; this is encoded by the exons ATGCTGTCCGCTACCCCCCTCTATGGGAACGTACATAGCTGGATGAGCAATGAGCGGGTCCGCATGTGCGGCATCAATGAGGACAG GAAAATTCTTATTAATGATGGTGACATTCAGAAAGCCAGACTTGAGCTGAGAGAGGATCATCTGGGTCACACTTTG GTGGATGCAGCAGCAGTGCATCGAATGGACAGCCTAACTGCTCTTGGCATGGACCGAGCTGGTCTAATGCAGGAAGGGTTAAGAGTCCCTGGCGGTATGGTCTACTCTAGTCTATGTGGCCTTGGCACAGAGAAAGTTCGAGAACCAACCAGTTCAATACCAGGACTTGGATATGCACCTGACCGAAATCCGGAACTTCAGTTCAAGCCAAATGCTGCTGAAACAATGGAGACTGCCCAGATGACTGGAAAACAGCCCAATGGTTTTAATTCTTTATTCAAAACCCCTCCAGGACTGCAAAAGACACCTGTCCCTACAAGTGAAGCTCTGGTTTTGGAAAGAACAGTAAATGACAAACAGAGTCCACTTGGTGTTAATGGTGCTAATTATTTGAGGATTCCTTGGATGCACTCCTATATGGACAGTGCCTCAACCGCCATGTATCCATTCATTGATTCCACAAATAAGTATTCTTTGAACATGTACAAGGCTTTCCTACCTCAGCAGTCTACTTACACTTTGCCGCAGCATTTGACCTACTCACCCGTTTGCCCAAATGGTGAACGCTTTGTATATCTTCCACCTTCACcttatgtaacatcccatattccaTCACCCCTGGCACCACCTATGAGGATCCCAGCACCATCGGCAGCTCCTGCCATACCCACTACTGTTCATTGCTTAGAAAAGAGCTTACCATGGAAAATGGGGATTAATCCAGGGTCTGTTGATCCCCACGCATATTCTCACCTGCAAGCGAGTAAGCAGCCGAGGGTCCCATGTACAAAGTCTATGGCAAGCGGTATGTCACCCGAAGCCTCTCTGTTGCTGGCACCTTCTCAAAGACCATCTCCTCGACTTCACCTCCCAACTCAGCCGGTTGGAGACAGCTATTCTGATTATCAGTCATTTGTAAAAATCTCAACACCACCTACATCAGTTGTTCACACTAAACCACACACTAGTATAAACAGTGAccttacccctttaaggccatgtAGCACCAAAACTAGCAAAATCATTGATGGGGAAAATATACACATGCAAGCACCTTCAAAAAGGTATGCAAAAGACAGGAAGGACGACAAGTCTCCCAGCTTGTTAGATAAGCAAACGCCTCACAAAGAAGGGACTGAAAAACCACTTGATTTGTCGTCAAAACTTAGCGATGCTGAAATGTCGGCCATGTTGCTTTCAGGTCGAACTGGAAATGCCATAGGCATGTGCACCAGAGACATTCAGAAAGAAGCCATATCTCCTTCTGCTGGTGTCAGTGCTATCTATAGACCTGAAATCATCAGCACTGCTCCTTCCTCATGGGTAGTACCTGGCATGAGCAGCAGCGAAGACATGAATGGTATCATCATGCCACTTAAAAACAAAGCTTTGGAGAGGGTTATGCCACAGCAGAGGAGTTCTTCATGCCCCCGCATGGGAAGCTCTGAAGTAGTCATTACAAGCAGTACTGGATGCATCTCAAGTGCAGGGCGGCCGGCATCTGCTTCACCTGCCCCAAATGCAAATGGGGAAATTAAAGCTGAAGACAGCAGTAAGTCTTCTATGCAACAGATTCCACCGACCAGCTCACTTAATAAGAGCAGTAAAGTAGCAAAGCCTTCCATAATGGAATCATCCATAAAAGTTAGCGAGAGCGGGTTGCCCCCTGCACCTATGTTCTTGCCTCAGAGTGAACCCTTCTGCTCCACACCTTTGGCTTATCCAAGCAGTTTTATTCCATATCAAGTGTCTGAGAGCCTTGCGTTGTCTCATTTACATTTACACGGAAAAGCTCCCGTGTATCCTCATCCAGTTTTATTGCCCAATGGAAGCCTCTTTCCTGCTCCAATGGCACCAAAACCTGGGATTTCTTACAGTTTACCAACCAACAGAGATTACATGGCCTATCAAGAGACACTGGGAATGGTGCATCCAATCCTGCTACCGCCTTCTGCAATGGAAATAAGCAAAGATGACAAGGCTGAGCGAAGGTCTAGGTCACATGAAAGGCCAAGGTATGAGGAACCTGTTGGGAGGAGACTATTGGATATATCTGATTCCACGCCTAAGCTCAATTTGGAAACTGCTTCAGATAAGAGCTTAAAGCCCCAGCAGTCATCGATAGTAACCAACAAGCATCCATCCAAGGTAGACATGCTATCTTCCAATGGAGAAAGGGAACCCAAATGTGAATCTAACTTTGCCATTAATGGTTTTGTACCAGAAAAGCACGTTATGAATGATCTGCAGAAACCAGAGCAGGGAATTCCAAGCAGAGACTTTATTATATCCAGAGATGAGACTCCAAGGAAGAATGATTTTCATGATACGTTTCATGTTCCCAAACAGTCTCAGAATTCACCCATTTACCAATGCAGAGAGGAAAAAGTATCTGGAAACCAAACCATGGAAGTCCCTGGCCCCGAGATGGGGGCTCAATTTATGATCCCTactcaaaaccaagatggcgcagCTGGGTTTTATGGCCAAATGCAGGAGAAATCGCAGGCCTTTGTCATGGCCAATGGACACTCTGACTCGGAAACTGCTGAAGCGGCAATGAGGGACGGTTCTGATGAACTTGTGAAAGCCAAATCTTCTTCAAAGCTAACTAAAAGGATAGCAAACTCTGCTGGCTATGTGGGCGACCGGTTTAAGTGCATGACTACCGAGTTATATGCTGATTCGAGCCAACTAAGTCGGGAGCAGAGGGCTTTACAG CGTGCCATGATGCGCTTCTCGGAACTTGAAATGAAGGAACGGGAAGACCCCACACCTACCAAAGACTCGGAGACTTGCAAACTTGTCATGTCCGACGTAAAGCTTTCCATTGAAAATTTTAAATCGGCAACCTCAGTCATGGGGGACTCTATCATCAACCAAAGTGAAG GTGCTCTTAAGACCACTACTGAAAATGTGACAGACTCAACACACCATATAGTAAAATCAGCCTCTAGTGAAGATGGTTATACAGAGAATCTAATTTCCTGTGATCCAGCCGTTCCACCCCCAGAGCTGACAGCAGATGTAAACCTGCAAGGACAGTGTGTGGGCTTGAAGCGGAAACAACCTTCTGAGCCATTGTCTAATGATCTTGACCAACTCTCAACCTGTGAAGAAGCAGCACAGGAAGATGCAAGGGTGAAAAGACGAAAGACTG atGACTGGTCAGAAAGGGATTTTCCAGAACTTTCTAAAAAGTCCATTGAAGAACCCCACTGCAATGAAGTCACAAACCTTAAAGTGTGTATTGAACTCACGGGGCTGCACCCCAAAAAACAAAGGCACCTGCAGCACCTAAGGGAGCTGGGCCAACTTGGTAGAAAGGAGGCTCCCGAAAGCCGGGATATCACAGAAGGCGAAAACAAGCACAGAAGCCTAGAGGAGAAGCCATTCAAAGCTAAACCCGAAATCAAAAGCACCAGTGACTTGGAGGATTTTAATGGAG ACATCCCTGTGTCTGCGCATACGAAAGGCTTTCCACTCGGCTGCCCAAGCAGCAAACGGCAGAGTCAGACAAACCCTACCCCAGCCCCTAGGTTAGCAGTCAAGCAGCAAAAGATTAGAGAAGGCCGCAAGGCTTACGTGCCATGTACAGATGAAGAGGGGAGTCTCCAAGTCGCGTCATTGCCTGAGGATTACACAGAGTACGAGAAGCCCCCTGGAAAACGGCAATTCAAGACAAAGCACATGACTCCACATGAGAGAAAGAGGAAAAGACTGCTTGTCGGCGATGACGGCCTGGATAATGGAAGCGCAGACGAAAAG GTTATCATAAAGGGGTTCAGGAAACAGATTGAGTTTTCACCGGAGAACTCCCCAATGAAAGTGCCAGATCAGATGTCTTTATTGCACCCTCCATCCCAGATGTCGCCACTGCTGAACCATATTCAAGACATTACACCCAGTCGCCCGATGCCCCCCGAAGCGCGTCGTCTGATTGTTAATAAAAACGCTGGGGAAACCCTCTTACAAAGAGCAGCACGGCTGGGATATGAA GAAGTGGTTCTTTATTGCCTGGAAAGCAAATCTTGTGATGTTAACCACCGAGACAATGCAGGCTATTGTGCGCTACACGAGGCTTGTGCGAGAGGCTGGCTGACTATTGTTCGACATCTTCTGGAGCACGGGGCAGATGTCAATTGCAGCGCGCAGGATGGTACAAG GCCCATCCATGATGCAGTGGAGAACGATCACTTAGAAATTGTGCGTTTATTACTTTCCTATGGAGCTGACCCCACATTAGCAACATATTCTGGGAGAACTATTGCCAAAATGACGCATAGCGAGATGATGGAAACCTTTCTGACTG AGTACCTGACAGATCTACAAGGTCGGAATGGAGAGGACCCTGGGCTCTCTTGGGATTTCTATGGCAGCTCCGTCTGTG ATTCAAAGGATGAAAGTGGATTTGACATTTTGGCAAATCCGCCTGGTCCCGATGATAATGACGATGAAGAAGATGGTTGTGTGGACGCGTTTGAGTTTGAATTCTCAGAAAACCCCCTACTACCTTGCTACAATGTGCAGGTGTCTCTCTCACAGGG GCCCAGGAACTGGTTGCTTCTGACAGATGTTGCTACGGAGCTGAAGATTTCTTCCCAGTCTTTCAGCAGCGAGTATCCTCACCTTGAAATAGTCAGTATTACAGAAGCAGAATTTTTGAAGCAAGTATCACTAAGCCAGCTCTTTTCTTCACCCGAAGATCTTGAACGCTTCAGTCCGGACAGCAAAGAAATGCTTGAGCTTGTGGAATTTTCAAGTGAACTGCAAACTTTACTTGGATCCTCCGTTGAGTGGTTGGATCCGGAAGGAAACACGTCTTatgccagttaa
- the BCOR gene encoding BCL-6 corepressor isoform X1, with protein sequence MCYYTIHRDRENTLNSQWKILINDGDIQKARLELREDHLGHTLVDAAAVHRMDSLTALGMDRAGLMQEGLRVPGGMVYSSLCGLGTEKVREPTSSIPGLGYAPDRNPELQFKPNAAETMETAQMTGKQPNGFNSLFKTPPGLQKTPVPTSEALVLERTVNDKQSPLGVNGANYLRIPWMHSYMDSASTAMYPFIDSTNKYSLNMYKAFLPQQSTYTLPQHLTYSPVCPNGERFVYLPPSPYVTSHIPSPLAPPMRIPAPSAAPAIPTTVHCLEKSLPWKMGINPGSVDPHAYSHLQASKQPRVPCTKSMASGMSPEASLLLAPSQRPSPRLHLPTQPVGDSYSDYQSFVKISTPPTSVVHTKPHTSINSDLTPLRPCSTKTSKIIDGENIHMQAPSKRYAKDRKDDKSPSLLDKQTPHKEGTEKPLDLSSKLSDAEMSAMLLSGRTGNAIGMCTRDIQKEAISPSAGVSAIYRPEIISTAPSSWVVPGMSSSEDMNGIIMPLKNKALERVMPQQRSSSCPRMGSSEVVITSSTGCISSAGRPASASPAPNANGEIKAEDSSKSSMQQIPPTSSLNKSSKVAKPSIMESSIKVSESGLPPAPMFLPQSEPFCSTPLAYPSSFIPYQVSESLALSHLHLHGKAPVYPHPVLLPNGSLFPAPMAPKPGISYSLPTNRDYMAYQETLGMVHPILLPPSAMEISKDDKAERRSRSHERPRYEEPVGRRLLDISDSTPKLNLETASDKSLKPQQSSIVTNKHPSKVDMLSSNGEREPKCESNFAINGFVPEKHVMNDLQKPEQGIPSRDFIISRDETPRKNDFHDTFHVPKQSQNSPIYQCREEKVSGNQTMEVPGPEMGAQFMIPTQNQDGAAGFYGQMQEKSQAFVMANGHSDSETAEAAMRDGSDELVKAKSSSKLTKRIANSAGYVGDRFKCMTTELYADSSQLSREQRALQMEGIQEDSILSPPAAYCERAMMRFSELEMKEREDPTPTKDSETCKLVMSDVKLSIENFKSATSVMGDSIINQSEGALKTTTENVTDSTHHIVKSASSEDGYTENLISCDPAVPPPELTADVNLQGQCVGLKRKQPSEPLSNDLDQLSTCEEAAQEDARVKRRKTDDWSERDFPELSKKSIEEPHCNEVTNLKVCIELTGLHPKKQRHLQHLRELGQLGRKEAPESRDITEGENKHRSLEEKPFKAKPEIKSTSDLEDFNGDIPVSAHTKGFPLGCPSSKRQSQTNPTPAPRLAVKQQKIREGRKAYVPCTDEEGSLQVASLPEDYTEYEKPPGKRQFKTKHMTPHERKRKRLLVGDDGLDNGSADEKVIIKGFRKQIEFSPENSPMKVPDQMSLLHPPSQMSPLLNHIQDITPSRPMPPEARRLIVNKNAGETLLQRAARLGYEEVVLYCLESKSCDVNHRDNAGYCALHEACARGWLTIVRHLLEHGADVNCSAQDGTRPIHDAVENDHLEIVRLLLSYGADPTLATYSGRTIAKMTHSEMMETFLTEYLTDLQGRNGEDPGLSWDFYGSSVCDSKDESGFDILANPPGPDDNDDEEDGCVDAFEFEFSENPLLPCYNVQVSLSQGPRNWLLLTDVATELKISSQSFSSEYPHLEIVSITEAEFLKQVSLSQLFSSPEDLERFSPDSKEMLELVEFSSELQTLLGSSVEWLDPEGNTSYAS encoded by the exons ATGTGCTACTACACCATTCACAGAGATCGAGAGAACACGCTAAACAGCCAGTG GAAAATTCTTATTAATGATGGTGACATTCAGAAAGCCAGACTTGAGCTGAGAGAGGATCATCTGGGTCACACTTTG GTGGATGCAGCAGCAGTGCATCGAATGGACAGCCTAACTGCTCTTGGCATGGACCGAGCTGGTCTAATGCAGGAAGGGTTAAGAGTCCCTGGCGGTATGGTCTACTCTAGTCTATGTGGCCTTGGCACAGAGAAAGTTCGAGAACCAACCAGTTCAATACCAGGACTTGGATATGCACCTGACCGAAATCCGGAACTTCAGTTCAAGCCAAATGCTGCTGAAACAATGGAGACTGCCCAGATGACTGGAAAACAGCCCAATGGTTTTAATTCTTTATTCAAAACCCCTCCAGGACTGCAAAAGACACCTGTCCCTACAAGTGAAGCTCTGGTTTTGGAAAGAACAGTAAATGACAAACAGAGTCCACTTGGTGTTAATGGTGCTAATTATTTGAGGATTCCTTGGATGCACTCCTATATGGACAGTGCCTCAACCGCCATGTATCCATTCATTGATTCCACAAATAAGTATTCTTTGAACATGTACAAGGCTTTCCTACCTCAGCAGTCTACTTACACTTTGCCGCAGCATTTGACCTACTCACCCGTTTGCCCAAATGGTGAACGCTTTGTATATCTTCCACCTTCACcttatgtaacatcccatattccaTCACCCCTGGCACCACCTATGAGGATCCCAGCACCATCGGCAGCTCCTGCCATACCCACTACTGTTCATTGCTTAGAAAAGAGCTTACCATGGAAAATGGGGATTAATCCAGGGTCTGTTGATCCCCACGCATATTCTCACCTGCAAGCGAGTAAGCAGCCGAGGGTCCCATGTACAAAGTCTATGGCAAGCGGTATGTCACCCGAAGCCTCTCTGTTGCTGGCACCTTCTCAAAGACCATCTCCTCGACTTCACCTCCCAACTCAGCCGGTTGGAGACAGCTATTCTGATTATCAGTCATTTGTAAAAATCTCAACACCACCTACATCAGTTGTTCACACTAAACCACACACTAGTATAAACAGTGAccttacccctttaaggccatgtAGCACCAAAACTAGCAAAATCATTGATGGGGAAAATATACACATGCAAGCACCTTCAAAAAGGTATGCAAAAGACAGGAAGGACGACAAGTCTCCCAGCTTGTTAGATAAGCAAACGCCTCACAAAGAAGGGACTGAAAAACCACTTGATTTGTCGTCAAAACTTAGCGATGCTGAAATGTCGGCCATGTTGCTTTCAGGTCGAACTGGAAATGCCATAGGCATGTGCACCAGAGACATTCAGAAAGAAGCCATATCTCCTTCTGCTGGTGTCAGTGCTATCTATAGACCTGAAATCATCAGCACTGCTCCTTCCTCATGGGTAGTACCTGGCATGAGCAGCAGCGAAGACATGAATGGTATCATCATGCCACTTAAAAACAAAGCTTTGGAGAGGGTTATGCCACAGCAGAGGAGTTCTTCATGCCCCCGCATGGGAAGCTCTGAAGTAGTCATTACAAGCAGTACTGGATGCATCTCAAGTGCAGGGCGGCCGGCATCTGCTTCACCTGCCCCAAATGCAAATGGGGAAATTAAAGCTGAAGACAGCAGTAAGTCTTCTATGCAACAGATTCCACCGACCAGCTCACTTAATAAGAGCAGTAAAGTAGCAAAGCCTTCCATAATGGAATCATCCATAAAAGTTAGCGAGAGCGGGTTGCCCCCTGCACCTATGTTCTTGCCTCAGAGTGAACCCTTCTGCTCCACACCTTTGGCTTATCCAAGCAGTTTTATTCCATATCAAGTGTCTGAGAGCCTTGCGTTGTCTCATTTACATTTACACGGAAAAGCTCCCGTGTATCCTCATCCAGTTTTATTGCCCAATGGAAGCCTCTTTCCTGCTCCAATGGCACCAAAACCTGGGATTTCTTACAGTTTACCAACCAACAGAGATTACATGGCCTATCAAGAGACACTGGGAATGGTGCATCCAATCCTGCTACCGCCTTCTGCAATGGAAATAAGCAAAGATGACAAGGCTGAGCGAAGGTCTAGGTCACATGAAAGGCCAAGGTATGAGGAACCTGTTGGGAGGAGACTATTGGATATATCTGATTCCACGCCTAAGCTCAATTTGGAAACTGCTTCAGATAAGAGCTTAAAGCCCCAGCAGTCATCGATAGTAACCAACAAGCATCCATCCAAGGTAGACATGCTATCTTCCAATGGAGAAAGGGAACCCAAATGTGAATCTAACTTTGCCATTAATGGTTTTGTACCAGAAAAGCACGTTATGAATGATCTGCAGAAACCAGAGCAGGGAATTCCAAGCAGAGACTTTATTATATCCAGAGATGAGACTCCAAGGAAGAATGATTTTCATGATACGTTTCATGTTCCCAAACAGTCTCAGAATTCACCCATTTACCAATGCAGAGAGGAAAAAGTATCTGGAAACCAAACCATGGAAGTCCCTGGCCCCGAGATGGGGGCTCAATTTATGATCCCTactcaaaaccaagatggcgcagCTGGGTTTTATGGCCAAATGCAGGAGAAATCGCAGGCCTTTGTCATGGCCAATGGACACTCTGACTCGGAAACTGCTGAAGCGGCAATGAGGGACGGTTCTGATGAACTTGTGAAAGCCAAATCTTCTTCAAAGCTAACTAAAAGGATAGCAAACTCTGCTGGCTATGTGGGCGACCGGTTTAAGTGCATGACTACCGAGTTATATGCTGATTCGAGCCAACTAAGTCGGGAGCAGAGGGCTTTACAG ATGGAAGGCATACAAGAGGACAGTATTTTAAGTCCACCCGCTGCTTACTGTGAG CGTGCCATGATGCGCTTCTCGGAACTTGAAATGAAGGAACGGGAAGACCCCACACCTACCAAAGACTCGGAGACTTGCAAACTTGTCATGTCCGACGTAAAGCTTTCCATTGAAAATTTTAAATCGGCAACCTCAGTCATGGGGGACTCTATCATCAACCAAAGTGAAG GTGCTCTTAAGACCACTACTGAAAATGTGACAGACTCAACACACCATATAGTAAAATCAGCCTCTAGTGAAGATGGTTATACAGAGAATCTAATTTCCTGTGATCCAGCCGTTCCACCCCCAGAGCTGACAGCAGATGTAAACCTGCAAGGACAGTGTGTGGGCTTGAAGCGGAAACAACCTTCTGAGCCATTGTCTAATGATCTTGACCAACTCTCAACCTGTGAAGAAGCAGCACAGGAAGATGCAAGGGTGAAAAGACGAAAGACTG atGACTGGTCAGAAAGGGATTTTCCAGAACTTTCTAAAAAGTCCATTGAAGAACCCCACTGCAATGAAGTCACAAACCTTAAAGTGTGTATTGAACTCACGGGGCTGCACCCCAAAAAACAAAGGCACCTGCAGCACCTAAGGGAGCTGGGCCAACTTGGTAGAAAGGAGGCTCCCGAAAGCCGGGATATCACAGAAGGCGAAAACAAGCACAGAAGCCTAGAGGAGAAGCCATTCAAAGCTAAACCCGAAATCAAAAGCACCAGTGACTTGGAGGATTTTAATGGAG ACATCCCTGTGTCTGCGCATACGAAAGGCTTTCCACTCGGCTGCCCAAGCAGCAAACGGCAGAGTCAGACAAACCCTACCCCAGCCCCTAGGTTAGCAGTCAAGCAGCAAAAGATTAGAGAAGGCCGCAAGGCTTACGTGCCATGTACAGATGAAGAGGGGAGTCTCCAAGTCGCGTCATTGCCTGAGGATTACACAGAGTACGAGAAGCCCCCTGGAAAACGGCAATTCAAGACAAAGCACATGACTCCACATGAGAGAAAGAGGAAAAGACTGCTTGTCGGCGATGACGGCCTGGATAATGGAAGCGCAGACGAAAAG GTTATCATAAAGGGGTTCAGGAAACAGATTGAGTTTTCACCGGAGAACTCCCCAATGAAAGTGCCAGATCAGATGTCTTTATTGCACCCTCCATCCCAGATGTCGCCACTGCTGAACCATATTCAAGACATTACACCCAGTCGCCCGATGCCCCCCGAAGCGCGTCGTCTGATTGTTAATAAAAACGCTGGGGAAACCCTCTTACAAAGAGCAGCACGGCTGGGATATGAA GAAGTGGTTCTTTATTGCCTGGAAAGCAAATCTTGTGATGTTAACCACCGAGACAATGCAGGCTATTGTGCGCTACACGAGGCTTGTGCGAGAGGCTGGCTGACTATTGTTCGACATCTTCTGGAGCACGGGGCAGATGTCAATTGCAGCGCGCAGGATGGTACAAG GCCCATCCATGATGCAGTGGAGAACGATCACTTAGAAATTGTGCGTTTATTACTTTCCTATGGAGCTGACCCCACATTAGCAACATATTCTGGGAGAACTATTGCCAAAATGACGCATAGCGAGATGATGGAAACCTTTCTGACTG AGTACCTGACAGATCTACAAGGTCGGAATGGAGAGGACCCTGGGCTCTCTTGGGATTTCTATGGCAGCTCCGTCTGTG ATTCAAAGGATGAAAGTGGATTTGACATTTTGGCAAATCCGCCTGGTCCCGATGATAATGACGATGAAGAAGATGGTTGTGTGGACGCGTTTGAGTTTGAATTCTCAGAAAACCCCCTACTACCTTGCTACAATGTGCAGGTGTCTCTCTCACAGGG GCCCAGGAACTGGTTGCTTCTGACAGATGTTGCTACGGAGCTGAAGATTTCTTCCCAGTCTTTCAGCAGCGAGTATCCTCACCTTGAAATAGTCAGTATTACAGAAGCAGAATTTTTGAAGCAAGTATCACTAAGCCAGCTCTTTTCTTCACCCGAAGATCTTGAACGCTTCAGTCCGGACAGCAAAGAAATGCTTGAGCTTGTGGAATTTTCAAGTGAACTGCAAACTTTACTTGGATCCTCCGTTGAGTGGTTGGATCCGGAAGGAAACACGTCTTatgccagttaa